A window of Polaribacter litorisediminis contains these coding sequences:
- a CDS encoding AraC family transcriptional regulator has product MKVLPFKIPKPENNALIYQEDIEFVFYDKLHQHEEIQISFIEIGTGTLLVGDTISSYAENDIFILGSNLPHAFKSDKKEAEKSKMLTLFFTKTSFGESFFELNEFTEIKGFFSKSLQGSILKTNQTEIIKLFLRLKKASKFERFMLFLKILKIISNFKTEPLSSFVHRKKYSDTEGKRMRTIFEFTMENAHQKISLEDIAGIANMTKNAFCKYFKKRTNKTYISFLTEVRIENACKFLKSKEEFSIGDIAYKSGFYNISNFNRKFKEIKKMTPLQYKFYHGI; this is encoded by the coding sequence ATGAAAGTTTTACCTTTTAAAATTCCGAAGCCAGAAAATAATGCATTGATTTATCAAGAAGATATTGAATTTGTTTTTTACGATAAATTACATCAACATGAGGAGATTCAGATTAGTTTTATTGAAATAGGAACAGGAACTTTATTGGTAGGAGATACCATTTCTAGTTATGCTGAAAATGATATTTTTATTTTAGGAAGTAACTTACCGCACGCTTTTAAGAGCGATAAGAAGGAAGCAGAAAAGTCTAAAATGTTGACTTTATTTTTTACTAAAACTTCTTTTGGGGAATCCTTTTTTGAATTGAATGAGTTTACAGAAATTAAGGGTTTCTTTTCAAAATCTTTACAAGGTTCTATTCTGAAAACCAATCAAACTGAAATTATTAAACTCTTTTTAAGATTAAAAAAGGCCTCTAAATTTGAGCGTTTTATGTTGTTTTTAAAGATTTTAAAAATTATTTCTAACTTTAAAACCGAACCGCTTTCTAGTTTTGTTCATCGTAAAAAATATTCTGATACTGAAGGGAAAAGAATGAGAACTATTTTTGAATTCACGATGGAAAATGCCCATCAAAAAATTTCTTTAGAAGACATTGCGGGTATTGCAAACATGACTAAAAATGCGTTCTGCAAGTATTTTAAAAAGCGAACAAATAAAACCTATATTAGTTTTTTAACAGAAGTAAGAATTGAGAATGCTTGTAAGTTTTTAAAATCTAAGGAAGAATTTTCAATCGGGGATATTGCTTATAAATCAGGATTTTATAACATTTCAAATTTTAATAGAAAATTTAAAGAAATCAAGAAAATGACACCTTTACAGTATAAATTTTATCATGGAATTTAA
- a CDS encoding MmcQ/YjbR family DNA-binding protein, with the protein MNIEELRDFCIAKKGVTEHFPFDEVTLVFKVMHKMFALSSLDAWEKREESINLKCDPDKAEELRAAYEGIKPGWHMNKRLWNTVTINTADVSDALVKELINHSYDLVVKGLTKKLQKELEAL; encoded by the coding sequence ATGAATATCGAAGAGTTAAGAGATTTTTGTATAGCTAAAAAGGGAGTCACGGAACATTTTCCTTTTGACGAGGTTACTTTAGTTTTTAAAGTGATGCATAAAATGTTTGCATTATCGAGTTTAGATGCTTGGGAAAAAAGAGAAGAAAGTATCAACTTAAAATGTGATCCAGACAAAGCAGAAGAGTTAAGAGCAGCATATGAAGGCATTAAGCCTGGCTGGCATATGAACAAAAGACTTTGGAACACAGTAACCATAAATACTGCGGATGTTTCTGACGCTTTGGTTAAAGAACTCATCAACCATTCTTATGATTTAGTGGTAAAAGGACTGACTAAGAAATTACAAAAAGAATTAGAGGCACTGTAA
- a CDS encoding CorA family divalent cation transporter — MEQEFLKHTSLISYSAKSYQKNYYESVSDIILSNKTPSTEWINTYGNKYSEIFKTIVANNNLDDFLMKLFMDDEHSNKVILLDDLVFVSTRVLITKSETLESEQMLFVVSSSYLWSIQEKVGDYFDWIRERLKGNKGIVRRKKTDYLLFLILESIVDNYQETYQKNAELSADKLNSTQIKPTPEFTSLVEKRKQELFNFKKATLSLRDTIIKLEKIEIDNFNVKYFSELKEQTSNLVSNIDFELQELESKINLIFSIQGHRLNEVMKTLTILSVIFIPLTFLAGIYGMNFENIPELKFKYGYFALLGIMVLVTFGAVWYFKRKKWF, encoded by the coding sequence ATGGAGCAGGAATTTTTAAAACATACATCACTTATTAGTTATTCCGCTAAAAGTTATCAAAAAAACTATTATGAATCTGTTTCAGACATTATTTTATCTAATAAAACGCCTTCTACAGAATGGATAAATACCTATGGAAATAAATATTCAGAAATTTTTAAGACGATTGTGGCAAATAACAACTTAGATGATTTTTTAATGAAATTATTTATGGATGATGAACATTCTAATAAAGTGATTTTACTAGACGATTTGGTTTTTGTTTCTACTCGGGTATTAATTACAAAAAGTGAAACCTTAGAATCTGAACAAATGCTTTTTGTGGTTTCCTCTAGTTATTTATGGAGTATTCAGGAAAAAGTTGGTGATTATTTTGATTGGATTCGAGAGCGTTTAAAAGGGAATAAAGGAATCGTTAGAAGAAAAAAAACAGACTATTTATTGTTTTTAATTTTAGAATCTATTGTTGATAATTACCAAGAAACCTATCAAAAAAATGCAGAATTAAGTGCTGATAAATTAAACTCTACTCAAATAAAACCTACTCCTGAATTTACATCTTTGGTTGAAAAAAGAAAACAGGAATTGTTCAATTTTAAGAAAGCAACCCTAAGTTTACGCGATACGATTATCAAATTAGAAAAAATAGAAATCGATAATTTTAATGTAAAATATTTTAGTGAATTAAAAGAACAAACGAGTAATTTAGTTTCTAATATCGATTTTGAGTTGCAAGAATTAGAAAGTAAAATCAATTTAATTTTTAGTATTCAAGGACATCGTTTAAATGAGGTGATGAAAACGTTGACGATTTTGTCTGTGATTTTTATTCCGCTTACTTTTTTAGCTGGAATTTACGGAATGAATTTCGAGAATATACCAGAACTAAAATTCAAATATGGATACTTCGCTTTATTGGGAATTATGGTTTTAGTAACTTTTGGTGCCGTTTGGTATTTTAAACGTAAGAAGTGGTTTTGA
- a CDS encoding RNA polymerase sigma factor → MSSLKKTERFQKIIQENKGILYKVINIYCKGIEDKKDLEQEILIQLWSSLKNYNENYKLSTWIYKIAMNVSISFYRKNKLRNTTTHLPIDSIFIEGEVDQETDEFKHQKKVLNIFIDKLNEFDKAIIILYMEEYNYKEIADIIGISETNVGTKINRIKKKLKEKIN, encoded by the coding sequence GTGAGTTCATTAAAGAAAACAGAGAGATTTCAAAAAATCATACAAGAAAACAAAGGAATCTTATATAAAGTTATCAATATATACTGTAAGGGTATTGAAGACAAAAAAGACCTAGAACAAGAAATATTGATTCAGTTATGGAGTTCTTTAAAAAACTACAATGAAAACTATAAACTCTCTACTTGGATTTATAAAATAGCAATGAATGTTTCAATTTCTTTCTATAGAAAAAACAAACTTAGAAATACCACAACACATTTACCGATTGATTCAATCTTCATAGAAGGAGAAGTTGATCAAGAAACTGATGAGTTCAAACATCAAAAAAAAGTTTTAAATATATTCATTGATAAACTAAATGAATTCGACAAAGCGATAATCATACTTTATATGGAAGAATACAACTATAAGGAAATTGCTGACATCATTGGTATTTCTGAAACAAATGTAGGAACTAAAATCAATAGAATTAAGAAGAAACTTAAAGAAAAAATAAATTAG
- a CDS encoding type II toxin-antitoxin system RelE/ParE family toxin gives MNPKFEVIFLEQAIEFVENLDNKTRMKIFYNIDKAKLTNDPKLFKKLKDEIWEFRTKYSGIQIRLFAFWDKSAKTETLVISTHGIIKKVNKVPRSDIEKAEKLRIDYFNHKKL, from the coding sequence ATGAACCCTAAATTTGAAGTTATATTTTTAGAACAAGCTATTGAATTTGTGGAAAATTTAGACAATAAAACGAGAATGAAAATATTCTATAATATTGATAAAGCTAAATTGACCAATGACCCTAAACTCTTTAAAAAACTAAAAGATGAAATTTGGGAATTTAGAACAAAATATAGCGGAATTCAAATTAGACTTTTTGCTTTTTGGGATAAATCTGCGAAAACGGAAACATTAGTAATATCAACTCATGGAATTATTAAAAAAGTAAATAAAGTCCCAAGATCAGATATTGAAAAAGCAGAAAAATTGAGAATAGATTATTTTAATCATAAAAAACTTTAA
- a CDS encoding helix-turn-helix domain-containing protein: METSKKMRMMSLDQLKDKHLGEVGTDERDKYEFDLKIEILGDMIKSVRKERHLTQEQLGKLIGVQKSQISKLERNTRNVTIETILKVFKALKTNIKFSIEMNEEEFKIA; this comes from the coding sequence ATGGAAACTTCTAAAAAAATGAGAATGATGAGTTTAGACCAACTTAAAGACAAACATCTTGGAGAAGTTGGAACAGATGAAAGAGATAAATATGAATTTGACTTAAAAATTGAAATTCTTGGAGATATGATAAAATCTGTAAGAAAAGAAAGACATTTAACTCAGGAACAATTAGGTAAATTAATTGGAGTGCAAAAATCTCAAATATCAAAACTTGAGAGAAATACTAGAAATGTTACCATTGAAACAATTTTGAAGGTATTTAAAGCTCTGAAAACGAATATCAAATTTAGTATAGAAATGAACGAGGAAGAATTTAAAATAGCTTAA
- a CDS encoding CorA family divalent cation transporter — MFIPLTFLARIYEINFENIPKLKNPNGYFILLGVMVLVTFGSVWYFKRKKWF, encoded by the coding sequence ATTTTTATTCCGCTTACCTTTTTAGCGAGAATTTACGAAATAAATTTCGAGAATATTCCTAAACTTAAAAACCCAAATGGCTATTTTATTTTATTGGGTGTTATGGTTTTAGTAACCTTTGGTTCCGTTTGGTATTTTAAACGTAAGAAGTGGTTTTGA
- a CDS encoding alpha/beta fold hydrolase, protein MTKNRNIKYYFYTVLVILMLFISSIFYADISVDDLKKEYAKEHSKFIEIDGMQVHYRDEGKGFPIVLVHGTASSLHTWNDWTKQLTKNYRVIRMDLPAFGITGPNKNADYSIKAYTNFLHQFLEEIKVDKFHLAGNSLGGNIAWNYTAEHPEKIEKLILIDASGLPTNKEQPAIFKMAKTPVLNSLFLYVTPKFFIKKNMKEVYGNESKITDELITRYHKMALRVGNRQAFIDRAKIDFKLGTKSNLEKLKSIQTPTLLIWGAKDTWIPLDNGKRMDKALPNSKLVVLENSGHVPMEENPEESLAILEEFIRIR, encoded by the coding sequence ATGACGAAAAATAGAAATATAAAATATTATTTCTACACAGTTTTAGTGATTTTAATGCTCTTCATCAGTAGTATTTTTTATGCCGATATTTCTGTAGATGATTTAAAAAAGGAATATGCAAAAGAGCATTCTAAATTTATAGAAATAGACGGAATGCAAGTGCATTATAGAGATGAAGGAAAAGGATTTCCTATTGTTTTAGTGCATGGTACAGCTTCTTCTTTGCATACTTGGAACGATTGGACAAAACAGCTCACCAAAAATTATAGAGTCATAAGAATGGATTTACCAGCATTCGGAATTACAGGTCCCAATAAAAATGCAGATTACTCTATAAAAGCCTATACCAACTTTTTACACCAATTTTTAGAGGAAATTAAAGTTGATAAATTCCATCTAGCAGGAAATTCCTTAGGCGGAAATATTGCGTGGAATTATACAGCCGAACATCCTGAAAAAATAGAAAAACTAATTTTGATTGATGCAAGCGGATTGCCCACAAACAAAGAACAACCTGCTATTTTCAAAATGGCAAAAACGCCTGTTTTAAATTCACTATTTTTATATGTGACACCAAAATTCTTCATCAAAAAAAACATGAAAGAAGTGTATGGCAATGAATCTAAAATTACTGATGAACTAATTACACGTTATCATAAAATGGCTTTACGAGTTGGCAATAGACAAGCCTTTATAGATAGAGCAAAAATAGATTTTAAGCTAGGAACAAAATCAAATTTAGAAAAATTGAAAAGTATCCAAACTCCGACACTATTAATTTGGGGAGCAAAAGATACCTGGATTCCTTTAGATAATGGAAAACGAATGGATAAAGCTTTACCAAACTCAAAATTGGTTGTTTTAGAAAATTCAGGACACGTTCCTATGGAAGAAAATCCTGAAGAGAGTTTAGCTATTTTGGAGGAATTTATTAGAATTCGCTAA
- a CDS encoding cyclase family protein, with protein sequence MKATIEYNSRKIEVDISNPIDISIPIDVSKQNINAWYADDPKISAETQDGYEISVANGAVVNFNNIQFNPHSHITHTECVGHITEKVHSINKNLKYFIFLAEVVTIAPLFHNGDFLIGVKQLKNALRNKKRDAIVIRTLPNLEEKKSMRYSDTNPTYLSEKAAIYLREKGIKHLLIDLPSVDKEKDDGQLLSHNAFWNTDGEIRMDATITEFIYVPNSVEDGEYLLNLMIAPFENDATPSKPILYEIIK encoded by the coding sequence ATGAAAGCAACTATAGAATATAATTCAAGAAAAATAGAGGTAGATATTTCTAATCCAATAGATATTTCAATTCCGATTGATGTATCAAAACAGAATATAAATGCTTGGTACGCGGATGATCCAAAGATTTCTGCGGAAACACAAGATGGTTATGAAATAAGCGTTGCGAATGGTGCCGTTGTTAATTTTAATAATATTCAATTTAATCCACATTCACATATTACACACACAGAATGTGTGGGTCATATTACGGAGAAAGTACATTCAATAAATAAAAATTTAAAATATTTTATTTTCTTAGCAGAAGTTGTTACAATTGCTCCTTTGTTTCATAATGGAGATTTTTTGATTGGCGTTAAACAACTAAAAAATGCCTTGAGAAACAAAAAACGTGATGCTATTGTAATCAGAACGTTGCCTAATTTAGAGGAGAAAAAGAGTATGCGATATTCAGATACAAACCCAACATATCTGTCTGAGAAAGCGGCTATTTATTTAAGAGAAAAAGGCATAAAACATTTGTTAATTGATTTACCATCAGTAGATAAAGAAAAAGATGATGGACAGTTATTATCACATAATGCATTTTGGAATACAGATGGCGAAATCAGAATGGATGCTACAATTACTGAGTTTATTTATGTTCCTAACTCCGTAGAGGATGGCGAATATTTACTCAATTTAATGATTGCTCCTTTTGAAAATGATGCCACACCAAGCAAACCTATTTTGTATGAAATCATAAAATAA
- the hemW gene encoding radical SAM family heme chaperone HemW, whose amino-acid sequence MGKLDGASGIYIHIPFCKQACYYCNFYFSTSLKKKDELISCLIKEIELRKSELNGATIETIYFGGGTPSILSTQEINRLIEAVYSNFIVVENPEITLEANPDDLSEEKIIELSKSKINRLSIGVQSFFEHDLKLMNRAHNSNEAIECLQIATQYFSNISVDLIYGIPDCTNEQWRENIQTTLNFGVPHISSYALTVEPKTALANFIKKGIIKNVDDDKAEEQFVILTEELSKADFIHYELSNFGKAGFFSKNNSAYWLGKSYLGIGPAAHSFNGKQRSWNVQNNAIYIKKINQNELAIQRETLTVTDRYNEYVMTGLRTIWGVSLSKIERDFGNNYSKYLQMQSKKFIQQELLYIENDVLKTTKKGKFLSDGLASDLFMLNLA is encoded by the coding sequence TTGGGGAAGTTAGATGGGGCCTCTGGTATCTACATCCATATTCCATTTTGTAAACAAGCTTGTTACTATTGTAACTTTTATTTTTCAACGTCTTTAAAAAAGAAAGACGAATTAATATCTTGCTTAATCAAAGAAATTGAATTACGAAAAAGTGAATTAAATGGAGCAACTATTGAAACCATTTATTTTGGTGGAGGAACGCCAAGTATTTTATCAACCCAAGAAATAAATAGATTGATAGAAGCTGTTTATAGTAATTTTATTGTGGTTGAGAACCCAGAAATTACGTTAGAAGCAAATCCGGATGATTTATCAGAAGAAAAAATAATTGAGCTTTCTAAATCAAAAATAAATAGATTGAGTATTGGTGTACAATCTTTTTTTGAACACGATTTAAAATTGATGAATAGAGCACATAATTCTAATGAAGCTATCGAATGTTTGCAAATTGCAACACAATATTTTAGTAATATTTCTGTAGATTTAATTTACGGAATTCCAGATTGTACAAACGAACAATGGAGAGAAAATATTCAAACTACGTTAAATTTTGGAGTACCACATATTTCTAGTTATGCTTTAACCGTAGAGCCAAAAACAGCGTTGGCAAATTTTATAAAAAAAGGAATTATTAAAAATGTAGATGATGACAAAGCAGAAGAACAATTTGTAATTCTTACAGAAGAATTAAGCAAAGCAGATTTTATACATTATGAATTATCAAATTTTGGAAAAGCAGGTTTTTTCAGTAAAAATAATTCGGCATATTGGTTAGGTAAATCGTATTTGGGTATAGGGCCAGCAGCGCATTCGTTTAACGGAAAACAACGAAGTTGGAATGTACAAAATAATGCTATTTATATAAAAAAAATAAATCAAAACGAATTGGCAATTCAAAGAGAAACGTTAACTGTAACAGATCGATATAATGAATATGTAATGACAGGTTTACGCACAATTTGGGGAGTTTCTTTATCAAAAATAGAAAGAGATTTCGGAAACAATTATTCAAAATATTTACAAATGCAATCTAAAAAGTTTATTCAACAAGAATTATTGTATATTGAAAACGATGTTTTAAAAACTACTAAAAAGGGAAAATTTTTGTCTGACGGATTGGCGTCAGATTTATTTATGCTAAATTTAGCGTAA
- the ruvC gene encoding crossover junction endodeoxyribonuclease RuvC, producing MKVEKIILGIDPGTTIMGFGIIKVIGKKMEFIQMNELMLTKYTDHYLKLKLIFERTIELIDTYNPDEIAIEAPFFGKNVQSMLKLGRAQGVAMAAGLSREIPITEYLPKKIKMSITGNGSASKEQVALMLKSLLNLKTLPKNLDATDGLAAAVCHFYNSGKVVGGKNYTGWASFVKQNSPQTPKGGSKSGIVVNLRKKK from the coding sequence TTGAAAGTAGAAAAAATTATTTTAGGAATAGATCCAGGAACCACCATTATGGGTTTCGGAATTATAAAGGTGATTGGTAAAAAGATGGAGTTTATTCAAATGAATGAATTAATGCTTACCAAATATACAGACCATTATTTAAAACTGAAGTTAATTTTTGAAAGAACGATCGAATTAATTGACACTTATAATCCGGACGAAATAGCGATTGAAGCACCTTTTTTTGGTAAAAATGTACAATCCATGTTAAAGTTGGGTAGAGCGCAAGGAGTGGCCATGGCGGCAGGATTGTCTCGAGAAATTCCGATTACAGAATATTTACCAAAGAAAATTAAAATGTCGATTACCGGAAACGGAAGTGCTAGTAAAGAGCAAGTGGCTTTAATGTTAAAATCGCTTTTAAATTTAAAAACTTTGCCTAAAAATTTGGATGCTACAGATGGTTTAGCAGCAGCCGTTTGTCATTTTTACAATTCTGGAAAAGTTGTGGGAGGAAAAAACTATACAGGTTGGGCTTCTTTCGTTAAACAGAATAGCCCCCAAACCCCCAAAGGGGGCTCAAAAAGCGGAATCGTTGTAAATTTGAGAAAGAAAAAATAA
- the mnmD gene encoding tRNA (5-methylaminomethyl-2-thiouridine)(34)-methyltransferase MnmD: MKREILITSDGSTTIHLPDWDEQYHSKHGAIQEAYHVFIKSGFEPVCSKLESESKGNISILEIGFGTGLNAFITFLEGIKKEVKIEYVGVEAYPVLADEIQKLNYVSELNASEHQLIFDAMHEISWEDKLAISKDFQLTKRKQFFADIQDENVFNLIYFDAFGARNQPELWTEEIFQNMYTALKFKGILVTYSAKGSVRRALQTVGFMVERLPGPPGKREMLRATKNRS; the protein is encoded by the coding sequence GTGAAAAGAGAAATTTTGATAACTTCAGATGGTTCTACAACCATTCATTTACCAGATTGGGATGAGCAATATCATTCTAAGCATGGCGCTATCCAAGAGGCTTATCATGTTTTTATAAAAAGTGGGTTTGAACCTGTTTGCTCAAAACTTGAATCTGAATCTAAAGGCAATATTTCGATTTTAGAAATTGGTTTTGGTACTGGTTTAAACGCTTTTATTACTTTTTTAGAAGGCATTAAAAAAGAAGTAAAAATAGAGTATGTCGGGGTAGAAGCATACCCTGTTTTAGCGGATGAAATTCAAAAACTCAATTATGTTTCTGAATTAAATGCGTCTGAACATCAATTAATTTTTGATGCCATGCATGAGATTTCTTGGGAAGATAAATTGGCTATTTCAAAAGATTTTCAGCTGACGAAAAGGAAACAATTTTTTGCGGATATTCAAGATGAAAATGTCTTCAACTTAATTTATTTCGATGCATTTGGTGCTAGAAATCAACCTGAATTATGGACGGAAGAAATTTTTCAGAATATGTATACGGCTTTGAAATTTAAGGGTATTTTAGTCACCTATTCTGCAAAAGGAAGTGTAAGAAGAGCCTTGCAAACTGTTGGTTTTATGGTAGAAAGATTGCCTGGACCTCCGGGAAAAAGAGAAATGTTAAGAGCTACTAAAAATAGATCGTAA
- a CDS encoding DUF4920 domain-containing protein has protein sequence MRNFVKFCAVALLVFSACKKGETENSEKKETNQVAMNFDAFGDKITAEKAMSADEMLAKFNNMKVGDTITAKFASKIDEVCSKKGCWMKLPVGEKETMVRFKEYGFFMPLDAKDREVILEGKAFVQETSVEELQHYAEDAGKSKEEIAMITAPKIEFAFEANGVLLKK, from the coding sequence ATGAGAAATTTTGTTAAATTTTGTGCCGTGGCACTTTTAGTTTTTTCTGCATGTAAAAAGGGTGAAACAGAAAATTCTGAAAAGAAAGAGACCAATCAAGTAGCGATGAATTTTGATGCTTTTGGTGATAAAATTACAGCTGAAAAAGCAATGTCTGCTGATGAAATGTTGGCAAAATTTAATAACATGAAAGTAGGAGATACGATTACTGCAAAATTTGCGTCAAAAATAGATGAAGTTTGTTCTAAAAAAGGATGTTGGATGAAGTTGCCAGTGGGCGAAAAGGAAACGATGGTTCGTTTTAAAGAATATGGTTTTTTTATGCCTTTAGATGCTAAAGACAGAGAGGTTATTTTAGAAGGAAAAGCTTTTGTACAAGAAACTTCTGTAGAAGAATTGCAACATTATGCAGAAGATGCAGGGAAATCAAAAGAAGAAATCGCTATGATTACAGCACCAAAAATTGAGTTTGCTTTTGAGGCGAATGGTGTTCTGTTAAAAAAATAA
- a CDS encoding branched-chain amino acid aminotransferase has translation MTPNIEINRIKESKIDSVDFNNLPFGSVYSDHMLECDFINGAWQTPVIKPYQPISLDPSAKIFHYGQSIFEGMKAYKDVDENILLFRPTDNCKRLNKSAERLVIPQIPEAIFMEGLKQLLKVDSDWIPKNEGSSLYIRPFMFATGKGFHASPADAYKFIICTAPSGAYFAGKVKVLIEEKYARAANGGVGFAKAGGNYAAQFYPTQLAIEKGYNQVIWTDDNTHQFIEEAGAMNIFIRINDTLITSPTSDRILDGITRKSILQIAEDNGIATEVRKISVGEVVEAAKNGNLKEMFGAGTAAVISPIAGFGYQENDFELPVLENPYAAQLKKLITDIQTNKSEDPYGWRVLVE, from the coding sequence ATGACACCAAATATAGAAATTAATCGTATTAAAGAATCTAAGATTGACTCTGTAGACTTTAACAATTTGCCATTTGGAAGCGTATATTCTGATCATATGTTAGAATGTGATTTTATAAATGGAGCATGGCAAACACCTGTTATTAAACCTTATCAACCAATATCTCTAGACCCTTCTGCAAAGATTTTTCATTACGGACAATCTATTTTTGAGGGAATGAAAGCGTATAAAGATGTTGATGAAAACATTTTACTCTTTAGACCTACTGATAATTGCAAACGCTTAAATAAATCTGCTGAACGATTGGTCATTCCGCAAATTCCTGAAGCTATTTTTATGGAAGGTTTAAAGCAATTATTAAAAGTTGACAGTGATTGGATTCCTAAAAACGAAGGAAGTTCTTTATATATAAGACCTTTTATGTTTGCTACGGGTAAAGGTTTTCATGCCTCACCAGCAGATGCTTATAAATTTATTATTTGTACGGCTCCTTCTGGCGCTTATTTTGCTGGAAAAGTAAAAGTTCTTATTGAAGAAAAATATGCAAGAGCTGCAAATGGTGGTGTTGGTTTTGCAAAAGCTGGTGGAAATTATGCTGCCCAATTTTACCCAACACAATTGGCTATTGAAAAAGGATACAATCAAGTAATTTGGACGGATGACAATACGCATCAATTTATTGAAGAAGCTGGTGCAATGAATATTTTTATCCGAATTAATGACACTTTAATTACGAGCCCAACAAGCGACCGTATTTTAGACGGAATTACGCGTAAAAGTATTTTACAAATAGCCGAAGATAACGGCATAGCAACTGAAGTAAGAAAAATTTCTGTAGGTGAAGTTGTAGAAGCTGCCAAAAACGGAAATTTAAAAGAGATGTTTGGTGCTGGAACAGCTGCAGTAATTTCTCCAATTGCTGGTTTTGGATATCAAGAAAATGATTTTGAATTACCCGTATTAGAGAATCCCTATGCGGCACAATTAAAGAAATTAATTACAGACATACAAACTAACAAAAGCGAAGACCCTTATGGATGGAGGGTTTTAGTAGAGTAG
- a CDS encoding MBL fold metallo-hydrolase produces MKTFIYIPICFIFLMSCHQKKENKKIGYEQYITVLGIAQDGGYPHIGCQKVCCADFYAGRKERKSVVSLGLVDLQNQQKWIFEATPDLHTQLADLEQNHLKTKTIINGVFLTHAHIGHYTGLMYFGREAYGKKDIPVFVMPKMKAFLTNNGPWNQLVSLQNIMLNELQSDSTVILNKKLKVTPFLVPHRDEFSETVGYKIEGTHKSALFIPDIDKWYQWKKNILEEVKKVDYAFLDATFLNQKEVKRAMIEVPHPFIDETINLFKNESLTTKNKVIFIHFNHTNPALQKNSKERIAIEKLGFRFATEKNNYEL; encoded by the coding sequence ATGAAAACCTTTATTTATATTCCGATTTGTTTCATTTTCCTGATGTCGTGCCATCAAAAAAAAGAAAATAAAAAGATTGGCTACGAGCAATACATCACTGTTTTAGGAATTGCACAAGATGGCGGTTATCCTCATATTGGTTGCCAAAAAGTATGTTGTGCTGATTTCTATGCAGGAAGGAAAGAAAGAAAAAGTGTTGTTTCGCTAGGTTTGGTTGATTTGCAAAACCAACAAAAATGGATCTTTGAAGCAACTCCAGATTTACATACCCAATTGGCCGATTTAGAACAAAATCATCTAAAAACAAAGACCATTATTAATGGTGTTTTTTTGACCCATGCGCATATTGGTCATTACACAGGGCTCATGTATTTTGGACGAGAAGCTTATGGCAAAAAAGATATTCCTGTTTTTGTCATGCCAAAAATGAAAGCGTTTCTAACCAATAACGGTCCTTGGAATCAATTGGTTTCCTTGCAAAATATTATGCTCAATGAGCTACAATCAGACTCCACTGTAATTTTGAATAAAAAACTAAAAGTGACTCCTTTTTTGGTGCCTCATAGAGATGAATTTTCTGAAACCGTAGGCTACAAGATTGAAGGCACTCATAAATCTGCCTTATTTATTCCTGATATTGATAAATGGTACCAATGGAAAAAGAACATTCTTGAAGAAGTCAAAAAAGTAGATTACGCTTTTTTAGACGCCACTTTTTTAAATCAGAAAGAAGTAAAAAGAGCGATGATAGAAGTACCGCATCCATTTATTGACGAAACGATAAACTTGTTTAAAAACGAATCTTTAACAACCAAAAATAAAGTAATTTTCATTCATTTTAATCATACAAATCCTGCATTGCAAAAAAATAGTAAAGAACGAATAGCAATAGAAAAATTGGGATTTCGTTTTGCTACCGAAAAAAATAACTACGAACTTTAA